The proteins below are encoded in one region of Syntrophotalea carbinolica DSM 2380:
- a CDS encoding polyprenyl synthetase family protein has protein sequence MQLAQTLLKEDLQHIESCFRQYLTSDVPLIRQMSDYILASGGKRIRPVLLLLCARLSGYNGEHRYPLASVIEFIHTATLLHDDVVDGATLRRGQVAANVTWGNDIAVLVGDYLFARCFEMMVDFCDRRIMQVLANTTSLMAQGEVVQLINSGDLSLDEERYLSVVRSKTAALFSATCRCAAILGQLSAEKEEDLAGFGMHLGVAFQLVDDALDYVADQNESGKLLGRDLAEGKMTLPLIHSLRHCQGEERQQVSGILAKGQLHAEDLAFVQNLINRYDGIGYTQRQADSYVKQACLRLQGFPDSPARQALVELAESAVHRRS, from the coding sequence ATGCAGCTTGCCCAGACACTGCTTAAAGAAGATCTGCAACATATCGAAAGCTGTTTCCGTCAGTATCTGACATCCGATGTGCCTTTGATCCGTCAGATGAGCGACTATATCCTTGCTAGCGGAGGTAAACGCATCCGTCCGGTTCTGTTGCTTCTTTGTGCGCGTTTAAGCGGCTACAACGGAGAACATCGGTATCCTCTGGCGAGCGTCATTGAATTCATTCATACCGCGACCTTATTGCATGACGACGTCGTCGATGGTGCAACCTTGCGACGGGGGCAGGTGGCTGCCAACGTCACCTGGGGCAACGACATCGCCGTGCTGGTCGGCGACTATCTGTTCGCCCGATGTTTTGAAATGATGGTCGATTTCTGCGATCGACGTATCATGCAGGTTCTGGCCAATACCACTTCGCTAATGGCGCAGGGCGAGGTGGTTCAACTCATCAACAGCGGTGATCTGTCTCTTGACGAAGAGCGTTACTTGTCGGTGGTGCGCAGCAAAACGGCCGCTTTGTTTTCCGCTACCTGTCGTTGCGCAGCCATTCTCGGTCAACTGTCCGCTGAAAAGGAAGAGGATCTTGCCGGATTCGGCATGCATCTCGGGGTGGCTTTTCAACTGGTGGACGATGCTCTTGACTATGTTGCGGATCAGAACGAATCGGGTAAACTGCTGGGTCGCGATCTGGCGGAAGGAAAAATGACTCTGCCTCTGATTCATTCCTTACGCCATTGTCAGGGCGAGGAAAGGCAGCAGGTTTCGGGAATTCTGGCCAAGGGACAGCTGCATGCCGAAGATCTGGCCTTCGTTCAAAATCTTATAAATCGTTACGATGGTATCGGGTATACCCAGAGACAGGCTGATTCTTATGTGAAGCAGGCCTGTTTGCGCCTGCAGGGTTTTCCCGATTCGCCTGCGCGCCAGGCTCTTGTCGAGTTGGCGGAATCCGCCGTCCACCGTCGGTCCTGA
- a CDS encoding J domain-containing protein, with the protein MARITESDLFEACRFLFGTDIQLSLEFLSYLQPSGAKSAYRRKVKETHPDLFSGASGSIQQSRTEQFQKLAASYEVVCDYFKLRESGLWTPPSVSKRAAPKSAASAPRSAPPRRPSPGRHFSRGYLPPRVLQIGLYLYYRKCIDFRLLTDALMWQRRQRPNLGDIAQRWGWLDESAIRYILGFRKLGRRFGEKAVGLELLTQRQLQTLLFFQRSQQKKLGQFFVEKSVLSHEEMEKLAQEHQEHNRRYANGSGSYW; encoded by the coding sequence GTGGCACGGATAACTGAAAGCGATCTTTTTGAGGCTTGCCGGTTTCTTTTCGGTACTGATATCCAATTGTCGCTGGAGTTTCTTTCGTATCTGCAGCCGAGTGGTGCGAAATCGGCCTATCGGCGTAAAGTCAAAGAGACCCACCCTGACCTGTTCAGTGGCGCCAGTGGTTCCATACAACAATCCCGAACCGAACAGTTCCAGAAACTGGCGGCATCCTATGAAGTTGTCTGCGACTATTTCAAATTGCGTGAAAGTGGGCTGTGGACGCCACCTTCCGTGTCCAAGCGAGCTGCTCCGAAGTCGGCCGCGTCAGCCCCTCGTTCCGCTCCGCCTCGACGGCCTTCCCCCGGACGCCATTTCAGCAGAGGTTATCTGCCGCCTCGCGTATTGCAGATCGGATTGTATCTGTACTATCGAAAATGCATCGATTTCAGGTTGTTGACGGATGCGCTGATGTGGCAACGTCGGCAACGACCGAACCTGGGAGATATTGCGCAGCGCTGGGGGTGGTTGGACGAGAGCGCCATACGTTATATCCTTGGTTTCAGAAAGCTGGGCCGGCGCTTTGGTGAAAAGGCCGTTGGATTGGAACTGCTCACGCAGCGACAGTTGCAAACCCTGCTTTTTTTTCAACGCTCCCAGCAGAAAAAGCTCGGGCAGTTTTTCGTGGAAAAATCCGTGCTGAGCCACGAGGAAATGGAGAAGCTCGCACAAGAGCATCAAGAGCACAATCGCCGGTACGCAAACGGTTCAGGATCTTATTGGTAG